One part of the Xiphophorus hellerii strain 12219 chromosome 17, Xiphophorus_hellerii-4.1, whole genome shotgun sequence genome encodes these proteins:
- the itih2 gene encoding inter-alpha-trypsin inhibitor heavy chain H2 translates to MRRPLLLALGLLLLHHSCCFEFVINGDWEDEEPGVDLHQERQKRAALTSEEDQTLEAVRGDDITVNSYRVESRITSRFAHTSVRSSVVNSGSRAQSIGFNVQIPKRAFISNFTMNVNGITFVGSVKEKALARRLYAQASSRNKAAGIVRTNAQELETFTTEVHVPPGSSVAFELHYQEMMERLLGMYQHNLFLQPGRPVPHFQVDVYLYEPKGISKLETPNTLGERFANLIHVTATKDKAHVVFKPNLHQQRKCENCSGSAIDGIFSVKYDVTRDSNAGELQVSDLYFVHFFAPSNLSPLPKNIVFVIDVSGSMWGVKMKQTVEAMKAILDDLKMEDRFSIIDFNHNVRCWSEELLPASPLQVADAKRYVQNIKPTGGTNINEALIRAAQMLVRANSQGFVDPRSVSMIILVSDGDPTVGEIKLSKIQKNVKRVMTEELSLFSLGIGFDVDYDFLERIAMENRGMAQRIYANHDAAEQIRAFYSQVSSPLLKKVTVHFPEGAVTDVTQSHFDKFFGGSELVVAGKVQLSDSNTLTSFTSASAASLQLNLETEADITELDLELAKQQHSFTGFSRQMWAYLTIKQLIRERSLVTTVGKKRKITKQITELALQHSFVTPLTALLVESEDATERLLADSARDPRHGCCSGVQTLSGPPSINLVYATPPPWVQVPVTTPSSQVLSGPLETVLPPTVNLVDGDPHFIIRLPGSNMDVCFNIDSKPGHILSLVSDMGTGVVVNGQLISSKQPHKNRVSSYFGIISIYHQPAGVRVKVGTDRISMADGRSSHSFTWGATADIVQDSVTISIVKNSHVTVTIDNSIQVTVLLHRVWRKHPVNVDFLGLYIPSNNQYSPLVHGLIGQFSREPEVSVYDVHEGPDPLKEEATMEVKGHTLRVTRGWQKDFRHDRKRGSNVYCWFVHNSGKGFIDGCYGDYIMPDLNSFFQTV, encoded by the exons ATGAGGCGTCCGCTGCTGCTCGCTCTGGGGCTGCTGCTCCTTCATCACAGCTGCTGCTTTGAGTTTGTGATAAACGGAGACTGGGAGGACGAGGAG CCTGGAGTCGACCTTCATCAGGAGAGGCAGAAG AGAGCCGCCCTGACCAGCGAGGAAGACCAGACCTTAGAG GCCGTCCGGGGCGATGACATCACGGTGAACAGTTACCGGGTGGAGAGCCGCATCACGTCCCGCTTCGCCCACACCTCGGTCCGAAGCTCGGTGGTGAACTCCGGCTCCAGAGCTCAGAGCATCGGCTTCAACGTTCAGATCCCCAAACGGGCGTTCATCTCCAACTTCACCAT GAACGTGAACGGCATCACGTTCGTGGGCTCGGTGAAGGAGAAGGCGCTGGCCCGGCGGCTGTACGCCCAGGCCAGCTCCAGGAACAAGGCGGCGGGGATCGTAAGGACCAACGCCCAGGAACTGGAGACCTTCACCACGGAGGTCCACGTCCCGCCGGGCAGCAGCGTCGCCTTCGAGCTGCACTACCAGGAGATGATGGAGCGCCTGCTGGGCATGTACCAGCACAACCTGTTCCTGCAGCCCGGACGGCCGGTTCCGCACTTCCAG GTGGACGTCTACCTCTACGAGCCGAAGGGAATTTCAAAGCTGGAAACGCCAAACACTCTGGGAGAGAGATTTGCAAATCTGATCCACGTCACAGCCACCAAAGACAAG GCTCACGTTGTCTTCAAGCCAAATTTGCATCAGCAGAGAAAATGTGAGAATTGCTCCGGCAGCGCCATCGACGGCATCTTCTCTGTCAAATACGACGTGACCAGAGACAGCAACGCCGGGGAGCTgcag GTGTCAGatctttattttgttcatttctttgcTCCTTCAaacctctctcctcttcctaAAAACATCGTTTTTGTCATCGACGTCAGTGGCTCCATGTGGGGGGTCAAGATGAAGCAA ACGGTGGAAGCCATGAAGGCGATTCTGGACGACCTGAAGATGGAAGACCGCTTCAGTATCATCGACTTCAACCACAACGTGCGCTGCTGGAGTGAGGAGCTGCTTCCCGCCTCTCCTCTGCAGGTGGCCGACGCCAAGCGATACGTCCAGAACATCAAACCCACCGGAG GCACCAACATCAACGAGGCGCTGATCCGAGCTGCTCAGATGCTGGTCAGGGCGAACAGCCAGGGCTTCGTCGACCCGCGCTCCGTCTCCATGATCATCCTGGTGTCTGACGGAGACCCCACCGTAG GAGAGATCAAGCTCAGTAAGATCCAGAAGAACGTGAAGCGAGTGATGACGGAGGAGCTCTCTCTCTTCTCGCTGGGCATCGGCTTCGACGTCGACTACGACTTCTTGGAGCGCATCGCCATGGAGAACAGGGGCATGGCCCAGAGGATCTACGCCAACCACGACGCAGCTGAGCAGATCCGG GCCTTTTACAGCCAGGTGTCGTCCCCCCTGCTGAAGAAGGTCACCGTCCATTTCCCAGAGGGAGCGGTGACCGACGTCACCCAGAGCCACTTTGATAAGTTCTTTGGCGGCTCGGAGCTGGTGGTGGCCGGGAAGGTGCAGCTGTCAGACAGCAACACGCTTACCAGCTTCACCTCTGCTTCAGCT GCCAGCCTGCAGCTCAACCTGGAGACGGAGGCTGACATCACGGAGCTGGACCTGGAGCTGGCCAAGCAGCAGCACTCCTTCACTGGCTTCTCCAGGCAGATGTGGGCTTACCTCACCATTAAACAGCTGATCAGGGAGAG GTCTCTGGTTACAACAgttggaaaaaagagaaaaatcaccAAGCAGATCACAGAGCTGGCCCTGCAGCACAGCTTTGTGACGCCGCTGACCGCCCTGCTGGTGGAGAGCGAGGACGCCACTGAGAGGCTGCTGGCCGACTCGGCCCGGGACCCCAGGCACGGCTGCTGCtcag GCGTCCAAACTCTGTCTGGTCCTCCGTCCATCAACCTGGTCTACGCCACTCCGCCTCCCTGGGTCCAAGTCCCCGTCACGACCCCTTCCAGTCAGGTCCTGAGTGGCCCCCTGGAGACGGTCCTGCCTCCAACAGTTAACTTGG TTGACGGAGACCCTCACTTCATCATCCGCCTGCCTGGAAGCAACATGGACGTCTGCTTCAACATCGACTCCAAACCGGGCCACATCCTCAGCCTGGTGTCTGACATGGGAACAG GTGTTGTGGTGAACGGCCAGCTGATCAGCTCCAAGCAGCCTCACAAAAACAGAGTCAGCTCTTACTTTGGCATCATCTCCATCTACCACCAGCCTGCCGGGGTCAGAGTGAAGGTCGGCACCGACCGGATCTCCATGGCCGACGGCCGCAGCAGCCACTCGTTCACCTGGGGCGCCACGGCTGACATCGTCCAGGACAG CGTCACGATCTCCATCGTAAAGAACTCCCACGTCACCGTCACCATCGACAACAGCATCCAGGTGACGGTGCTGCTTCACCGGGTGTGGAGGAAACATCCAGTCAACGTGGACTTCCTGGGTCTCTACATTCCCAGTAATAACCAGTACTCTCCACTGGTCCACGGACTCATAG GGCAGTTTTCCCGAGAGCCTGAGGTGAGCGTGTACGATGTCCATGAAGGACCCGACCCGCTGAAGGAGGAGGCCACCATGGAGGTGAAAGGTCACACGCTGCGGGTCACCAG aggCTGGCAGAAGGACTTCAGACACGACCGGAAACGCGGCTCCAACGTCTACTGCTGGTTCGTCCACAACAGCGGCAAAGGCTTCATCGACGGTTGCTATGGCGACTACATAATGCCGGATCTGAACAGCTTCTTTCAGACGGTCTAA